gcagtgagcagagatcgtgccattgcaccccagcctgggaaacaagagtgaaactctgtctcaaaaaaaaaaaaaataaaataaaatcccaaatctgaaacactttggtcccaagcatttcagttAAGGGACACTCAAGCTGAGCCTCCATGCCCGGGGCCTGGCTTGTGTTTCCAGGCTACCCAGTGCCTGTGGAGTCCTCTGCTTCGTGAGTCCTGCTGGAGACTTGCGTTCTTAGCTTCCTTTACAGTCGGGAGATGTCATGTGGCCCAGGCTCCCCCAGTCAGAGGCACCTTGTGAGACTTTGCTTTGGACGCCAGAGCCACAAGGGGGCAGCACCACGCAAGGTGCATTGATGGCGAATGCGGCAGCGAACACATCCATCACCACATggactccatgagggcagagatctTTGCgtgcttccttctttcttttttcttttcttttttttttttttgagacggagtttcgctcttgttacccaggctggagtgcaatggcgcgatctcggctcaccacaacctcctcctcctgggttcaggcaattctcctgtctcagcctcctgagtagctgggtttacaggcacgtgccaccatgcccagctaattttttgtatttctagtagaggcggggtttcaccatgttgaccaggatggtctcgatctcttgactttgtgatccacccgcctcggcctcccaaagtgctgggattacaggcttaagccaccgcgcccggctgcttctttcttattttgagacgaatcttgctctgtcacccaggctgtagtgcagtggcaccatcatagctcactgaagcgttgaattcctgggttcaagaggtcctcccacctctgcatccccagtagctaggatcataggcattcaccgccatgcctggttaatttttttatttttatttttgacatggagttttgctcttgttgcccaggctggagtgcaatggcgcgatctcggctcaccgcaacctctgcctcccagattcaagcaattctcctgcctcagtagctgggattacaggtgcctgccaccacgcccagctaattttgtatttttagtagagactaggtttcactgtgttggtcaggctagtttcgaactcctgacctcatgatccacccacctcagccttccaaagtgctgggattacagccgtgagccatggtgcccggccttatttttatttttgtagagaaagggtctcactctgttgcccgggcttgtcttgacctcatgggctcaggcaatcctcctgcctcaacctcccaaaatattgggttgacaggcacaagccactgctcctggctttgCCTGGTCCCTTCTGTATATCCTCAGTGTctggcatacagcaggtgctccaCAGacgtttgctgaatgaatgaatgaatgaatgaatgactacaGCTCTCTGATGCCCCAGAGGCAGGAATTCCCTGCTTAGCACTGACATTGTGGGCCACACTTGCTCTTGTGGGAGGCAGCAGCCCTACTGAGTCATTGCAGCTTGTTCCTGGGTCTCAGCCTCTTGGAGATCCCATGAGCCTGCAGTGCCCTTTATTACATGCCTTTCTCCACATGCCAGCTGCAGTCAGCTTCTGTTGCAGCCTCTAAAGACATCCCAGATCCCCTCACAATTAAGGGAGAGAAACAAGTGAGTCACATGGGATACAGGACATGCTCCCAGACATTTCCACTCCCCACCCACATGGAGGGGCTGCTGGAGACAGAATGCTTGTATCCccttcccatttcttttctttttcttttgagatggagtctcgctcttgttgcccaggctggagtgcgatggtgcaatcttggctcactgcaacctctgcctcccggattcaagtgattctcctgcctcagcctcctgagtagctggcattataggcatgcaccaccaggcccggctaattttgtatttttagtagagacgcggtttctccacgttgggcaggctggtcttgaactcctgacctcaggtaatctgcccgccttggcctcccaaagtgctgggaaaccaagcgcgagccaccgcgcctgccccACTTCtcatttcatatgttgaaactctaaTCCCCAATGGGATGGTGTCatgtttggagatggggtctttgggaggtgattataTCATGAGGGTGCAGCCTTTAGGGTGGGATGAGGGCCCTTATTAGAAGAGACATGAGAGGGCTGGCTGCCTCAATCTCTTCTCTTAGCCATATGCAGACACAATGAGAAGATAGTGATTTGCGAATCAGAAAGTGAGCCCGCCTCAGACTGTACATccactggcaccttgatcttggacttcctggccTTCAGAGCTTTGAGCAATAGATATTTGCTGTTTAAGACACCCACTCTGTAatagtttgttatagcagccagaacTGATTAAGGCAGGGACTGAACTGGGGGCCAGTGCTGCCCTTACGTATTCAGAAATCATGACCTTCTATCCTTAAATGGCTTGGCTGCTGAGGACTGCCCAGTACAGGCTGGACACAGGGGAGGCCCTTGGTGGGGGGGTGTTTCCTGAAGGAACCAGTGAATGAGCGATTTAGCATCTGTGGGAGGCAGCTACGTGCCTTCGATTCAGGTGGTCCTATATTagaatcctgactctgccactgaTAAGCTGATTTGTTGTCTGGTGTTTTAGAGATGTCTTAAACCACCTGAGTCTCTGTTTCATCCTGGATAAAATGGAGATTCAACCTGCATGCCTCTCAGATCTTGTCTCCCTGCATGCTCCTTGCTCATTGCGGGAAgcagaaaagttcctctttaaagtttcctttcttgttaaagattAAGTGTGccaataactttgttaagccccatcctatgtagctgttagacatgccatgcttacaggcacgtagtacattctatgttcTTGTACTTTAACCAGGATATCtatgctggatgtgctcacaggcatgtcccaacTCTCCACTGCTTtgacctgtttagaaaagttttaagttgttagccaattgggttttagtttagatggtgaggtctggctccagccagtgtaggtcagacacagcagtaaggacgaccccaaatgtgtGAGAGATAAATAGATGTTTCCCTTTGTTCactgtactctcatggcaagatggctagcgagggtccccttcctgcagtccaggaagtaaaaattgtgttgctgaaatatcctttgtctcagtgctgatttttctttgaggcaccgagcatctatttccaacactcACCAACAAGCTAGTCTAGCCTCGGGGCCTTGGCATCTGCTGCTCCCTGTGCCAGGAGCTCTGTCTCCCCAGCTATCTACATGGGTCCCTCTTGTCTTGGTCCattagggctgctataacaaaacaccataagctgggtggcttataaacaacaacaatttattctttacagttttggaggctggggagtccaagatcagggtggcAGCGTGGTCCGGTTCTGGGGCGGACCCTCTTCTGGGTTGCAGATTGCTAAcgtcttgctgtgtcctcacatggtggagggGCCAAATGAGCTCCCTTGGGCCTTAGTTATAAGCACAAGAAGGGccagtgtattagtcagggttctccagacgGACAGAACTTACAGGGTATATGAACATGTATTACTAAAAAGGAGTTTAGTAAGAATTGGCTCctatgatcacaaggtgaaggcCCATGATACGCTGTCTGCAAGCCGGGGAAGAAAGAAGCCAGCAGTGGCTTGGTCTGAGTCCAGAAAGCCCCAAATAGGGAAGCCAGTGGTGCAGCCTTGAGTCCGTGGCCAAAGGCCTCAGAGCCCCTGGGAAGCTACTGGTGCAAGTCCAAGGGTccaaaggtaaaaaacaaaaacaaaaactggagtCTGATGTCTAAGGCCAGGAGGAGCAGAAGAAAGCACCCAGCATAGGAATGAGAAGGAAGCCAGAAGTCCCTGCAAGCAAAACGATCCCACCTTCTGtcgcctgttttgtttttttgtctcaCCGGCAGCCAgttggatggtgcccacctgatatggtttggctgtgtccccacccaaatctcatcttgaactgtagctgcCATAATTCCCATGCATTGtgtgagggacctggtggaagataactgaatcatggggccagtttCCCCCATAgtgttctcatggtaatgaataagtctcacgagatctgatgactTTATAAGGGGGAAACCCCTTtggcttggttctcattctctcttgtctgccaccatgtaagacgtgcctttcaccctctgacatgattgtgaggcctcctcagccacgtggaactgtaagtccattaaacctcttttttttctttatagattactcagtcttgggtatgtctttaacagcagtgtgaaaatggactaatccaCCATCCACATTGAAGGTGGGTCTTCCTCGCCTAGTCCAAGTCAAATGtcaatctcctttggcaacaccctcacagacacactcagaaacaATACTTCACCAGCTATCTaggcatccttcagtccaatcctGTGATGCcaaatattaaccatcacagctgggcatggtgatttactcttgtaatcccaggactaggaagccaaggtgggaggattgcttgaggccaggagtttgagaccagcctgagcaatacagtagACAGTCTCCAcaatctttttaatgaaaaaaaagaaaaaaatatatatatatatacttatgtgtacatatatgtatacatatatgggCATAAAATCCATTCACAAGTGCTctaccctcatgattcaatcacctcccatgagccccaattttttttttttttttgagatggagtcttgctttattgcccagcctggagtatagtggcacaatcttggttcactgcaacctctgcctcctgggttcaagtaattctcctgcctcagcctcccaagtggctggcattacgggtgcctgccaccatgcccagctaatttttgtatttttagtagagacagggttttaccatgttggccaggctgatctcgaacttctgatctcaggtgattcaccctcctaggcctcccagattgctgggattacaggcgtgagctaccatgcctggcctgagctCCACTTTCTAATACCATcatcttgggggttaggatttcaacatataattcTGTGGGGACGCAGACATCAGTCCACAGTGCCTCCCTCCCTCAATCACCTTCTTCTGGTATCTCCTCTAAGGTCACTTCTTCAGTGAGGTCTCCCTGATGACCTCCCTTCCCATGTTACATCATCTGGCTCGTATTCTTTACTCAGCAAGTCACAACCACTGTGTGCCTccatttttccatctgtaaaatggacacaaTAATGGCACCCACCTCATGGAGTTGCTTTAAggtaaaaatgagtaaatatggAGTAGGGGTTCTCTACCAGGGGTGATTCTTCTCTCAGGGTGGAGACATTTGGTaatatctgaagacatttttggttgtcaggACTATGAAGGTGCTACTGGCACCTAGTGAGTAGAGGTCAAGGGTGCTGCTGAAATCTCTGCAATGCACGAACCCTTTACTAGGAGGAATTGGCCAATACAAAACATCAGTAGTGCCGAAGCTGAGAAACTATGCTTTAGGGAGAATGTTTAAGCCAGTGCATGGCTCTTAACGAGCACCCAAGAAATGCCAACTGTCATTAGGGTCCACCACTCTGTCCCTCACACTTTACTCCGAGTGGATTCATCAGTAAATACTCGCCTTATGAACATAAAGATTGAGGGATGCATTCCTTACAACCAggcatacagtaagtgctcaataaaaatttagtggccaggcacggtggctcacgcttgtaatcccaggactttgggaggccgaggtgggcggatcacctgaggtcaggtattcgagaccagcctgcccaacatgccgaaaccctatccctattaaaaatacaaaaattagctgggcgtggtgtcgggtgcctgtaatctcagctactcgggaggctgaggcaggagaattgcttgaacccaggaggtggaggttgcagtgagccgagattgtgccactgcactccagcctgggcgacaagagaggaactctgtctaaaaaaaaaaatttttttttggttaatgaGATGGTGCATTCTCCAGTGCCAGGCACGAGGCAGGCATTTCATAGATATTTTATTAGTTAATGCATGTGAGGCTTAAAGGCTATCTCCGGGGATTGGTCTACAGTAGACACTCAATATGTATGAATAAATGAGAGAACCAAATGAAATGGTGTTTGCACAGGGCCTGGTGCGTGGTAGCTGCTCAGGGCTCATTAGCTTCCCCATCTCATCCCCAGACCCTAACACTTACCAGCTACTTGGACCTCAGTCTTTGCCTTCATAGTCCAGTCAGAGTTGATGGTGATGGCTACTTGGTAGGTGCCGCTGTCTGTAGGCTGGGCGCGGCGCAGCAGCATGGAACCATTGGGGAAGCCCACAATGTCTCGCTGTCCCATGGCACTGCCATCCCTTTGGGGCCGTTGTATCCCGGGGATGTAGGTAAATAGTCTCGTGCCTCCATAGGTCTCCTCCCCCAGGTACCAGTTGATGTCCTGGAAGGTGTCTGGGACACCCTGGACGGACAAGAGAAGGTCCCGGTTCTTCTGAGGCTGCTCTGGAATCTTCTGGATGTGGAGGGCTGCCTGGGAGCTTTGGAGCATCCAGAGGACCAGGATTGAGGCTGTGGGAAGTTATAGGGAAAGGCTGAGATCAGGGGTGTTGCCAGGGTTCATGGTATGCTCCTCTCTAGACAAGAGATTTTCACTGGGGAGCAAGGACTCTGAGTGCTGCTCATTGGAAACAGTCCTGGGATTGATTATCGATATCTGCCATGGGTGCAGGAGTGGGAACACAGGCGTGGATACCACAGATTTGCCATCCTACTGATCCAGAGGTTTTTCTACATTGAGATGCTGTGTGGCCTGCTTCTAAACACATGGACCctctgaattcattcattcattcattcaatcaatacTTATAGGCATGTATAATATACAAGCTACACTACCAACTGTATATAATACATCTACACTTCTTTCAATGTTTAGACACTGGAGATgtagcagaaaaccaaacatacaTAAATTCCTGCCTTCATTATCCTGACATTAGAGAAAATTCCACAGATAAAACGGTGATGAGGACGTGATTCTGTTGCCCCTCCCCATCTTACTCTGATTTCATCCTCTCAGATCATCTTTCCCTACTTCTAAGAGGAAGCTTCAGTCCCCGGGCTGAGTCCCTCATCCCTTCCCCCCTCGGCCTTTGTGGTGTATCTCCTCCTTACCTGAGAGCAGGAGGCTCTTTGAGAAGCAGCCCTGGATCCCCATGGAAATCTCCATCTTGGCGTCCTGTGGATATGCCAAGGGCCAGAGGGCTGGGCCCTGGCTGTCTGAAGTAGGCAAGCTCAGCGGGGATCCCAGGGGTGCCTTAGAGACCCCGCTGAGGCTGGCCCAGCCCTAGCATACCCTGTTCACAGCCTCTGGAGGCTCCACCTATACTCCCTGGGATGGGAGCACAGACACAGGTTGAACCAGTTTTTCAGGGTGACTGGGGAACTTCCCAGGACTCCTCCCCTGACCCTCTTGAACCTCTTTTTCTCACTCAGGGTGACTGCTACAGCAGTCACTGTAACAACAGTCATAGCAGCCTCTGTTTGAACAACTTCCCTGGGTTTGCTCATTCAGCAGCCACCATAAATAACTGTTCCCATTGCACACATGTGAAAACAGAGGCCCAGGAAGAGGCAAGTCTGCCCATAGACAGCCGTGGGATTTCACCTGTGGCTGACTCACTTGAAAGCTCTGAggcaggccaggcgaggtggctcatgcctgtaattccagcactttgggaggccggggtgggtggatcatgtggtcagaagttcaagaccagcctggccaacatggtgaaactccatctctattaaaaatacaaaaattagttaggtgtggtggcaggcacctgtaatctcagcaactggggaggctgaggcagaagagttgcttgaacctgggagatggagtttgcagtgggctgagatagcatcactgcagtccagcctgggtgacagagcgagacactgtctcaaaaaaaaaaaaaaaaagaaaaagaaaagaaagaaagaaggaaagaaagcaagctcTGAGCCTAGTATCTTAGTCTTGCTATATTTCCATTCATGAACGttgaatgtctttccatttaaatGTGCCACTTAtaatttcatgaatatttatggtTTTCAGAGatgtgttattttatattttttgagaccgagtctcgctctgttgcccaggctggatttcattgttcactgcagcttccaacttctgggctcaagcaatcctcccgtctcagcctcctgagtagctaggactacaactGTGTTATCatcatgcccggataatttttttatgttttttagagatgagatctcactatgttgccccagcctggtgtcaacctcctgggctcaagtgatcctcccaccttggtctcccaaagtactgggattacagatatgactCACCACAGCTGGCTTAgcctagttttttaaaaagcatcctccattcattcattcattcatccagcacACATTCTCAGTGCCCAGTTGCGGGTGCTTGGTGATGTTGGTGACACAGTGATGACTGAGACCATCCTCTGTCCACAGTAGGGTACACAGTCCTGTAGCATGTGGCGGGCGTATCCCTCCCCACACAATGATGATCCAGAGTGATCAGGGCTGGAATGGAGGAGGCCAGGAGTCTGGGAGAGCCCAAGGGGACACACCTCATTCAACCTGAGGGgtagggagggcttcctggaggtgggGGCATCTGAGCTGAGACCTGGACTAAGAGTAGAAGTGAGGCAGATGATGGGGTGAGGCTGGGTGAAGGTTACCAGGCAGCATAAACAGCAATGCAAGGGTGTGGAGGCTGATACAGTCATCAAGGCAAATTGAGGAGGTTGCAATATCCTGGGTGAGTGGAGCCAGGAAGGAGCACATGGGACGTGTCTGTGTGAGGCAGGGTGGTGTGCTCTCTTAGTTGGAACAACAGAGCTTGAGTGATGGAGAGTCTAGTGTTGCGTTGTTTAATATCGTAGCTATTAGTcatatgtggctatttaaatataaatttaggccaggcatggtggctcacatttgtaatcccacctctttgagaggccaaggtgggaggactgcttgagcctaggaatttttttttttttttttttttgagacggagtttcgctcttgttacccaggctggagtgcaatggcacgatctcggctcactgcaacctccgcctcctgggttcaggcaattctcctgcctcagcctcctgagtagctgggattacaggcacgtgccaccatgcccagctaatgttttgtatttttagtagagacggggtttcaccatgttgaccaggatggtcttgatctctcgacctcgtgatccacccgcctcggcctcccaaagtgctgggattacaggcgtgagccaccgcgcccggccgagcctaggaatttgacaccagcctgggcaacatagtagctgggattgcaggcgtgcaccacgacgcctggctaaattttgcgtttttagtagagactgggttttgccatgttggccaggctgatcttgaactcctgacctcaggtgatcctcctgccttggcctctcaaagtgcttggattataggcgtgattccatctctacacaaaaaatttaaaaaattagctaggtttgGTGGCTCTTGACTATAgttacagctactcagaaggctgaggcaggaggattacgaagcctgggaggtcgaggctgcagtgaactttgAGCATgacaccacactctagcctggatgacagagtgagagagaccttgtctcaaaaagaaaatgttgaataggctaggcacagtggctcatgcctataatcccagcactttgggaggcagagacaggcagatcacttgaggtcaggagttgaagatcagcctggccaaccctgtctctactaaaaatacaaaaattatcggggcgtggtggcacacgcctataatcccagccactctccactgggaggtggaggttatagtgagccaagattataccactgcactccagcctgggcaacagagtaagactccatctcaaaaaaaaaaaaattgaatatatatatgtaaaaatatatatatgtgtgtataaatatgtatatatatatgtgtgtatatatattcaaagtaattaaaattaaatgcattaaaaaaatgcagTTCCTCAAACTAGTCACTTTCAAGTGCTCACTAGCCCTGTGTGATCAGTGGCTACTACACTGGACAGCACAGATGGAGAATGCTTTCATCATCATCTCAGAAAGTTCCATCCGGAGCAAGAGCTGACCTAGGGATTTGAGGCAGGCGTGCCAGGCATTTCTACCTGGTGAGGGCCATGAGGAAGAGACAGCGAGGTCGGGGTGTGATGTATCCATAGCACTTTATGGGTGTCTGAGTGTTCTGGACACATGTCTTCAGCCTGCTGGGGGTGATGGTATCTTCCAGAGGCCCCAGGTTGAGGCAAATCAGGaatcttttgagacggagtcttgctctgtcacccagctggagtgcagtggtgcgatctcggctcactgcaacctccgccacctgggttcaactgattcccctgcctcagcctcccgagcagctgggactacaggcacccgccaccacgctgggttaattttttgtgttttagtagagatggcgtttcaccatgttggccaggatggtctcgatctcctgaccttgtgctcctctcgccttggcctcccaaagtgctgggattgcaggcaaatCAGGAATCTTGACGTTGAACCACCTTGAAGGATGGGGTGGCCCGGCTATAGACTGATAGGCTGCAGACTCCAGAGAAGCTCCGCCGTGAGCTGGCGGGTCAGGCTGAAAATCTGGTTTTACTACCAAGTGGCTGGGGGGTCTTGTGGCAAATGACCTCACCTCTCAAGAATGGGGATAAGCATCACCACCTCACAGGGACGTTGGGAGAACAGCGTGCAAGAGGCCCCGGCAAACGAGCGACAAACGCCCGCCATTCTTCTTATTGTTGGTGTTGACCCTGCCTTTGGACTTACCCCACCTACCACATTgcccccaccctcatga
This genomic interval from Saimiri boliviensis isolate mSaiBol1 chromosome 14, mSaiBol1.pri, whole genome shotgun sequence contains the following:
- the CEACAM19 gene encoding cell adhesion molecule CEACAM19 isoform X2; amino-acid sequence: MEISMGIQGCFSKSLLLSASILVLWMLQSSQAALHIQKIPEQPQKNRDLLLSVQGVPDTFQDINWYLGEETYGGTRLFTYIPGIQRPQRDGSAMGQRDIVGFPNGSMLLRRAQPTDSGTYQVAITINSDWTMKAKTEVQVAERNKELPSTHLPTNAGILAATIIGSLTAGALLISCIAYLLVTRNWRGQSHRMATTKKPELGPGHDADDNIYEVMPSPILLVSPISDSGSTNPALPLPVPPPLEAGPENHQYQDLLNPDPAPYCQLVPTS